CACCCCCCATAAACACCAGCACGGCAACGACCCATCCGTTTTCTTCCAAATAGCGGACTTCTTGAGGGTTATCTTTCCGGTAATACACAATTATTTTCCCTCCGGGACGCATGGAGGAAGTAACCACATTCAACGCAGAACCATACGTTTTGCCATTAATGGTATATTCCACAAAGGGAATACCCAAAGATTCACTGTTTCTGCCTTGCATGGACGTAATGACAGCTTCCGCCGGCTCTGCATTTTGCTTGAAAGTCCGGCTTTCGACACCTATATAAATAGAAATGGCGAACAGGAAAAGACCTATCGTGGTAAACACACCGCTGAATACACGGATAAATAACCTGTTTTTCTTTCTGCTCTTGGTGAATTTTGTGCCGTACGACATGAGATAAGGGTTTAAATTATTTTCTCAAAGATAGCAAGCCGTTATTTCATCTTAATGACAAAGCCTGAAAGTTCCATTATCTCCGAATAAGATTCACCGCCTCATCCATTTCAAGCTCTGCGTAATTGCGCATTTTCCGTATTCAATTATTAAGTGCCCCGTTAGCAATTACCAATTGTTTTCGTACCTTTGCACCCGATTTAGAAACTAAACGAAACGACATGTGGTTATTATTAGCATTCTGCTCGGCAGCATTGCTGGGCTTTTATGACGTGTTCAAAAAGAAATCGTTGAACGGGAATGCGGTGCTCCCCGTACTGGCGTTGAACACGCTGTTCTCCAGCCTCATCTTCATCCCGTTCATCCTTGTGTCCCGGTTCTGTCCGTCGGCATTGCAGGACACGATATTTTTCGTACCCGAAACGGGAGGCTGGGAAGTGCACAAATACATTGTGCTGAAATCGGTAATTGTACTTTCATCGTGGACCTTCGGCTATTTCGGGATGAAGCACCTGCCCCTTACCATCGTAGGACCGATTAACGCCACACGCCCTGTAATGACCCTGGTGGGCGCATTGCTCATCTTCGGCGAGCGGCTGAACCTGTACCAGTGGATTGGTGTGCTGCTGGCAGTGGTATCGTTCTTCATGCTGAGCCGCTCGGGCAAGAAAGAAGGCATCAGCTTCGAACATAACCGCTGGGTGTGGTTCGTGGTGCTTGCCGCCTTACTGGGAGCTATCAGCGGCCTGTACGACAAATACCTGATGGGAATGTTCAACAACATGGTGGTGCAGTCTTGGTATAACATCTACCAGCTCTTCATGATGGGGGCGGTGCTGATGTTCCTGTGGCTTCCGAAACGCAAGACCACTACCCCTTTCCACTGGGACTGGTGCATCCCGCTGATTTCCCTCTTCCTTTCGGCGGCAGACTTCGTATATTTCTATGCCTTAGGAATGGATGACTCGATGATTTCCATCGTGTCGATGGTGCGGCGGGGAAGCGTGGTGGTATCGTTCCTCTTCGGTGCCATGGTGTTCCGCGAAAAGAACCTGCGGAGCAAGGCGGTCGACCTCGCACTGGTGCTTCTCGGCATGTTCTTCCTGTATCTGGGAAGCCGGTAAGCATGCGTAGAAACTGTTTCTTATTTTTTCTGTAAGGTAAAACAGTCGATGTCGGGTGCCCAGCCAAAGTCATTCCCCATGCGGATGCAGTTATATCCTTCCGCAAGGGTGACGGGGAGTGTGACGGTGCTTACCTTGTCTTCTCCCCCCGATACCAGTCCTGCCAACTCGTGTTTTTCCCCGTTTACCCAGACATCCAGTTTGCGCTGTATGGGCGAACAGTAGTGTATGGTCATTTCATACGTGCCTCCTTGCCGGCTGTACACTTCTTTCCATTCGGCGTAATTTTCTTGCCTTCCCCCCAGATAATGCACTTTCATGCCTCCCGAACATTCCGGCGAAGCGGCATACAGGATTTGTTTCGGGTTCTTTACCAAATCATCGAAGCAAGGCAGGTATGCCCATTCGGCTTCGTAGCGGGAAGGTTCGATCCGGTGTTCGGCTTCCATCCGGCAAATCAGCACGCCGTGCGGTTGTACCGTATAGCGGCAAGTATCGGTTACGGGCGCAAGGTCTTTTCTCTGTATCAAGTCGCGCACATTGACATTGCCTCCTAATTCCAAGGTCTCCAAAGGAGTGCAAAATGTATAAGCGGTGTCTGATGCGTTGTAGAAAGCTACGGCACGGACCGTTCCACGCTTTTGACCGATGTCTTTTACCAGCACGTAGCAATCCTTATCGCGTTGCGCCACGTATGCCTGAAGTCCAAGCCTGTCTTGGTTCAAGGCTATCAGTTCCTTGTTTTTCAAGAGAGCGAGCGATGCTTCGGGTATGGTGGTCAGGTCGCATCCGATAAGCAGGGGCGAACTCATGATGCACCACATCCCGAAGTGCGTTTCTTCTTCCGCAGGAGAGAGCCCCCGCCCTATTTCCAGCATATCCATGTCGTTGTAATGCCCTTCGCCAGCGTATGCCGAAAGATAGAGGTTTTTCTCGATGATGTGCTTTACAGAATTCCAGTTGGGACGGATGTCGGGGCTGATGCGCCACGAGCGTGCCAATTGCCTTGCCCATGTGCCGGGGAAAGCCCACCGGCAGATGTTGATGGACACATCGGTACGGCCTGTGTTACGGATAGCTTCGCAAATGGTAGTGTAACGCTTTTCTTCGTCCAGCCCTAATTCTCGTGCGCCGCAATAGTCTATCTTGATGAAATCATAATTCCATTCTTTCAAGTACAAATCCATGTCCTGTTGTTCGTGTCCGTACAGCCCTGCACCCACTCCGTTGGCGTCATCGTCGTAGATAGAACCACAGGTGTTGTCGCCTGCATCCGAATAGATGCCTGCCTTTAGTCCCAAGGAATGGATATAGTCGGACACTACGCGCATCCCGTTGGGAAACCGTTCGGGATGGGCATGCATCTTTCCCGTTTCGTCCCGATGCCCGAAAAATCCGTCGTCTACATTTATATATAAGTAGCCTGCATCTTTCAGCCCTTGTGAGACCAAGGCATCTGCCTGCTTCTTTATCAGTTCCTCATTGATATTTACATGATAGGTATTCCACGAGCTCCAGCCCATCAGGGGAGGAAGGAAACCGGCTTTCTCTTGCCCGTTTTCTTGTGTACAGGCACTTGTTGCCAAAAGGAGGCACAGCAGTCCTCCGGTTAAGATTCGTTTGTTCATGGCAGTATGTTTTGTTCGTTTGGGATATTATTCAATATCATCAGAAGCACTGTTTTCATAAATTGGAATTTGATTCGCGGAAGGCGGAGTTGGTGTAGAAACGCTCTCGCCTATGGGAGTAATGCACAGATTATCAAAATAAGGTGTGCTGGTTTTGTCCTCTGATTGTCCGGCAAGTAGTCCTGCCATACCGTAAGCATATAATGCATCTTCAACTTTCAGAATCTGTTTCCCATCAACAAATCCGGTCAGCTCGTTTCCTTTGAACCGTAATTTCAGGTTGTACCATTTCTTGGACGATATGCCGGGCAGCTTTGCGGAAGCCAACAGCTTCTCACCTCCTTCGCTTGTATCCTTATTCCGCTTGATGAGAGCCTGTTGTTCGGCATCGCCCACCAAGGCTTTCTTATCAACCTTGCCTCTGACCACCACCAACCGGCATTGTCCATCATCTGCCAATTGCAAATAGTATCCTTTGGGAATAAAGCCATAACCGCTTCCCACATCGTTGATGCGCCCCATAATGCCTGCCGTGTCACCCGGATTGAGGTATACATCAGCACTGACCTCATAGTCTGTCCAGGCGGAATCACCTATAATGGTATAAGGTTTCCAATCGGGTGCCCACGAGATAGTAGGCGCCGGCACTGCTTGACGCATGCATTTTCCCGTTCCGTCAGGACGGTCGGCTATTTCAAATGCACCACAAATATCAGCGGTATAGCGAGGCAAGTAGCCATAGTGTTCCGGATGTTCGTATTGTTCGAATGTCTCGTAATAGGGAAACGGGAAAGGCCGGGATGCCGGAGCGGAATACGAGCCTTTTTGCTGACCGGTAGTAGTAGAAAGCGAATAAACGGCATCGGGAGCTACCGTTATCGTAAATTCGTTATCCCTTACTGCAATGTCATTCAGACGGACGAATTGTTCTTGTTCGTTGCTATGCCACACACATAAATTCTCTCCCGAAAGAGGACCTGACAATGTGAAGTGCAGCGTCTGCGCTTCTTTGGCATCCTTGGTCTCTATAATCACGCTATAATCTCCTTGCGGGGATTTCAAGGTAACCAATGACCCGCCGCCAGCCAAATCTGTGCATGCGTCGTTGAGATATTCCCATCCCACTTCGGAGAACTGTCCGTAATGCGCATACCCCCATAATGCCTTACGCACCCGGAAATGTCCACTCCAAGGCTCGTATGCCAATACCGTAGGAGGGTCTTCCGCATAAGGCTCTAACGGGTAGATGCCGGCAATGTCATACCAGTTTACGATTTTGGTAACTCCATAGCGGATGTAGTTTTCGTTGAAGCATTCCACCAGACTAATCAGGCAATCAAATCCTTTTTTATACACATGGTCTTCGGTATTCCATATCGGCTTGCCCAATTGCTCTGCCATCGCCTTTTCCTCTGCCGAAACCGGTATGCCTTGGTAAAAGACATGACCGCTGACAATGTCGATAGCGTCCCGCAATTCCTTATCGGAAGCCATGTCTTTCACAAAATTCAGTTTTCCGGCATTCCAATTGTCGAAGGCGTGAATCCTAAGGTCTGTGAAACCGTTGGCATCCAATGTCCGCCGCAAGCGTTTTACGAAATCATAGTCTGCTCCCTTTTCGTTGCGGCAACCGATAGCCGTAAGTTCCAGCCCATATACATTGCGCAAGCCTTTCAGCCAACTTACATAATAATCGGCTGCATCCTGCGACCAAAACTTCCCGTTTCCAATCCAACCCGGAGCACTCCAAGCCGTTCCGTCAAGCGTCAGGCGAGGGTTTCGTCTCTTTGCCTCTTTCAGTATCCACCACGTATAGCCGCGCGAATAATTCAAGTCGCCCCGCACATGTTGGTGACTGGGCATAGAGCCTTGCGTAGAATTGCCGTCACCCGGAATCTCCACCAGCAAGGCACTGATCGACGCACCGAATTTGGGTTTATACACCATATCCAATATCTGGCTGCGCTGAGGTTCCGGATAGTCTTTCAACAATACGGAAGTAGCTCCTCCTCCGTTCACCACACCGATGCCGTCGAAGCGTTTGCCTCCGGCATTACCATCTAATCGAATCGTCTGTTCTTGTCCGTAGCTATATGGAATAGCAGCCAATGCCGGCAAGCTTAAGCCGATAACCAGCCCGATAATCAGTTTTCTCAGTTTGTTCATAGTTTTCAAATACAGGTTATGCAATCAATGACGCAAATATCGGGAATTTTTCTTTCCGCATCCATGTAGAATTGTCCATAATGCTGTAATTTTATGCAACAGGCAGAATTTATTTGCTCTATAATTAACGGAATCGGTCATTTTCCTCTGTGGAGAAACCGTCATACAAGCTTATCCAACCAAACTACAGGCTGCATAAAGGAAGAAGATTAACCGTCCTGCCAGTCCCGACAAGCAAGTACTGCTATCCTGACCTGTCAGGACTGCAGTCCTTATAGGGAGGACTGGCAGGGGAAGCAGGCTGCGTTGCGACATGCAGCTATCTTCTCCGAGAAAAGAAACTACCTGTATGACGGCTTCCAAACGGCAAGCGGCACAGACCGACATAGACCAATCATGCTTAGCCAATGTCAATCTGTGCCGCCTGTGTGCAACAATAAAATCAATACCGTATGCTCA
The Phocaeicola salanitronis DSM 18170 genome window above contains:
- a CDS encoding DMT family transporter; its protein translation is MWLLLAFCSAALLGFYDVFKKKSLNGNAVLPVLALNTLFSSLIFIPFILVSRFCPSALQDTIFFVPETGGWEVHKYIVLKSVIVLSSWTFGYFGMKHLPLTIVGPINATRPVMTLVGALLIFGERLNLYQWIGVLLAVVSFFMLSRSGKKEGISFEHNRWVWFVVLAALLGAISGLYDKYLMGMFNNMVVQSWYNIYQLFMMGAVLMFLWLPKRKTTTPFHWDWCIPLISLFLSAADFVYFYALGMDDSMISIVSMVRRGSVVVSFLFGAMVFREKNLRSKAVDLALVLLGMFFLYLGSR
- a CDS encoding alpha-galactosidase — translated: MNKRILTGGLLCLLLATSACTQENGQEKAGFLPPLMGWSSWNTYHVNINEELIKKQADALVSQGLKDAGYLYINVDDGFFGHRDETGKMHAHPERFPNGMRVVSDYIHSLGLKAGIYSDAGDNTCGSIYDDDANGVGAGLYGHEQQDMDLYLKEWNYDFIKIDYCGARELGLDEEKRYTTICEAIRNTGRTDVSINICRWAFPGTWARQLARSWRISPDIRPNWNSVKHIIEKNLYLSAYAGEGHYNDMDMLEIGRGLSPAEEETHFGMWCIMSSPLLIGCDLTTIPEASLALLKNKELIALNQDRLGLQAYVAQRDKDCYVLVKDIGQKRGTVRAVAFYNASDTAYTFCTPLETLELGGNVNVRDLIQRKDLAPVTDTCRYTVQPHGVLICRMEAEHRIEPSRYEAEWAYLPCFDDLVKNPKQILYAASPECSGGMKVHYLGGRQENYAEWKEVYSRQGGTYEMTIHYCSPIQRKLDVWVNGEKHELAGLVSGGEDKVSTVTLPVTLAEGYNCIRMGNDFGWAPDIDCFTLQKK
- a CDS encoding DUF3592 domain-containing protein: MSYGTKFTKSRKKNRLFIRVFSGVFTTIGLFLFAISIYIGVESRTFKQNAEPAEAVITSMQGRNSESLGIPFVEYTINGKTYGSALNVVTSSMRPGGKIIVYYRKDNPQEVRYLEENGWVVAVLVFMGGVFVGIGTAFRAVDKAYRRKVQRLLATGKVVDAEITDISEDTEKSMNGRHPIIISCRFVAPDGRIHLFRSASFWYESYEINPKKKVRVYMDRNNPSDYYVDVDSVVG
- a CDS encoding family 16 glycoside hydrolase, producing the protein MNKLRKLIIGLVIGLSLPALAAIPYSYGQEQTIRLDGNAGGKRFDGIGVVNGGGATSVLLKDYPEPQRSQILDMVYKPKFGASISALLVEIPGDGNSTQGSMPSHQHVRGDLNYSRGYTWWILKEAKRRNPRLTLDGTAWSAPGWIGNGKFWSQDAADYYVSWLKGLRNVYGLELTAIGCRNEKGADYDFVKRLRRTLDANGFTDLRIHAFDNWNAGKLNFVKDMASDKELRDAIDIVSGHVFYQGIPVSAEEKAMAEQLGKPIWNTEDHVYKKGFDCLISLVECFNENYIRYGVTKIVNWYDIAGIYPLEPYAEDPPTVLAYEPWSGHFRVRKALWGYAHYGQFSEVGWEYLNDACTDLAGGGSLVTLKSPQGDYSVIIETKDAKEAQTLHFTLSGPLSGENLCVWHSNEQEQFVRLNDIAVRDNEFTITVAPDAVYSLSTTTGQQKGSYSAPASRPFPFPYYETFEQYEHPEHYGYLPRYTADICGAFEIADRPDGTGKCMRQAVPAPTISWAPDWKPYTIIGDSAWTDYEVSADVYLNPGDTAGIMGRINDVGSGYGFIPKGYYLQLADDGQCRLVVVRGKVDKKALVGDAEQQALIKRNKDTSEGGEKLLASAKLPGISSKKWYNLKLRFKGNELTGFVDGKQILKVEDALYAYGMAGLLAGQSEDKTSTPYFDNLCITPIGESVSTPTPPSANQIPIYENSASDDIE